A genomic region of Torulaspora delbrueckii CBS 1146 chromosome 7, complete genome contains the following coding sequences:
- the LSC2 gene encoding succinate--CoA ligase (GDP-forming) subunit beta (similar to Saccharomyces cerevisiae LSC2 (YGR244C); ancestral locus Anc_5.82), translating to MLSAGSLFSKRCGLRAVQQVRNLSIHEFRSAQLLRDYGIGTPSGEAAKTADEAFRIAQQLGKKDLVVKAQALTGGRGKGHFDTGFKSGVHMCKTPEQARELAGEMLQHKLITKQSGAKGKLVSAVYLVERVDAKHEAYLSILLDRKSKKPLIICSSEGGMNIEEVAEKNPDAIKKFYITPSEGITDETCKAISENLGFSKEAQPEAADAVRKLYKIFSERDATQIEINPFSEVANNKDHKVMCMDAKFGFDSNASFKQEGIWKWRDLSQEDPDEVVAQEYNLNFVKLQGNIGCLVNGAGLAMATMDVIKLHGGDPANFLDCGGGATPETIKKAFELILSNKSVDAIFVNIFGGIVRCDYVAQGLVQAAKELGVSVPIVARLQGTKLDEGQEIIRNCGLKIHSFDELDPAAKKAVELAQAHHSKV from the coding sequence ATGTTGTCTGCTGGTTCCTTGTTTAGCAAGCGTTGTGGGTTAAGAGCGGTTCAACAGGTTAGAAACCTTTCTATTCATGAATTTCGCTCTGCACAGTTGTTGAGAGATTATGGGATTGGCACTCCCAGTGGTGAAGCTGCCAAGACTGCCGATGAGGCCTTTAGAATTGCTCAGCAATTGGGTAAGAAAGACTTAGTGGTGAAAGCCCAGGCTTTGACTGGTGGTAGAGGTAAAGGACATTTTGATACCGGGTTTAAGAGTGGTGTTCATATGTGTAAAACTCCCGAGCAGGCTCGTGAATTGGCAGGTGAAATGTTGCAACATAAATTAATTACCAAGCAGAGTGGTGCCAAGGGTAAATTGGTTAGTGCAGTTTACCTTGTTGAACGTGTCGATGCAAAGCATGAAGCTTATCTGTCGATCCTATTAGACCGTAAGAGTAAGAAGCCATTGATCATCTGCTCTAGTGAAGGTGGTATGAACATCGAGGAAGTCGCTGAAAAGAACCCTGATGCGATTAAAAAATTTTATATTACTCCATCCGAGGGAATCACTGATGAGACTTGCAAAGCCATTAGTGAAAACTTGGGTTTTAGCAAAGAAGCTCAGCCAGAAGCTGCAGATGCAGTGAGAAAACTGTACAAGATTTTCTCCGAGAGAGATGCTACTCAGATCGAGATAAACCCCTTCAGTGAAGTCGCCAATAATAAGGACCACAAGGTTATGTGTATGGATGCCAAGTTTGGGTTTGATAGCAACGCGTCTTTCAAACAAGAAGGTATCTGGAAATGGAGAGACTTGTCGCAAGAAGATCCAGACGAAGTTGTTGCCCAGGAATACAACTTGAATTTTGTCAAACTACAAGGTAACATTGGTTGTCTTGTCAACGGTGCGGGCCTCGCAATGGCCACAATGGATGTGATTAAGCTTCACGGTGGAGATCCagccaatttcttggacTGTGGTGGAGGTGCAACCCCTGAAACCATCAAGAAGGCTTTCGAATTAATTTTGTCGAATAAGAGTGTTGATGCAATCTTTGTGAACATCTTTGGCGGGATCGTTCGTTGCGACTACGTGGCACAAGGTCTTGTCCAAGCAGCTAAAGAGCTAGGGGTCAGTGTACCAATCGTTGCACGTCTACAAGGTACAAAATTGGATGAAGGCCAAGAGATCATTCGTAACTGTGGCCTCAAGATTCATTCATTCGATGAATTGGACCCAGCCGCCAAAAAAGCTGTCGAATTGGCCCAAGCACATCATTCAAAAGTGTAA
- the MPC3 gene encoding mitochondrial pyruvate carrier (similar to Saccharomyces cerevisiae YGR243W and YHR162W; ancestral locus Anc_5.83) → MSALNFAFRRFWNSETGPKTVHFWAPTLKWSLVLAGLSDIKRPVEKVSGAQNLSLLATALIWTRWSFVIKPKNYLLASVNFFLGCTAGYHISRIINYRIRNGDNAGDVVRYIFNGENSVKQPSTAAVSSDSKKVVLHSGNANEYKH, encoded by the coding sequence ATGTCAGCATTAAATTTTGCTTTTAGAAGGTTTTGGAACAGTGAAACAGGCCCAAAGACAGTTCATTTTTGGGCTCCAACTTTAAAATGGTCCTTAGTGCTTGCTGGTCTAAGTGATATCAAAAGACCAGTGGAAAAAGTCTCTGGTGCTCAAAACCTTTCTTTATTAGCTACCGCTTTGATATGGACGAGGTGGTCCTTTGTGATCAAACCAAAAAATTATTTACTAGCTTCTGTGAACTTCTTCCTGGGCTGTACAGCAGGCTATCATATCTCTAGAATTATCAACTATAGGATACGGAATGGTGATAATGCTGGGGATGTGGTAAGGTATATTTTCAACGGTGAAAATTCAGTCAAACAGCCTTCGACGGCTGCAGTTTCTTCGGACAGTAAGAAAGTTGTTTTGCATTCTGGTAATGCAAACGAATATAAGCATTAA